One window from the genome of Pyrobaculum ferrireducens encodes:
- a CDS encoding SPFH domain-containing protein — protein MLLQAEIVWGIAALLIAVVVIAVVATSIRVVPEFMRLVVFRLGRLVGLRGPGLVFLIPVVDQAYPVDLREQVIDVTKQTCITKDNAPVDIDLLIYLKVVDPEKVITQVQNFKQAAVGIATTTLRAVVGDIELDEVLAKREYINSVLRAKLDEVTARWGVKVTAVEIREIIPPSTVQSAMVKQIAAERERRAMIAQADGEKQAAILRAEGQKQSAILQAEGERQAAILRAEGQAKALELLNEAASKLGPNALLLQYLEALKNMASSPSTKIVVPMELLSHLQHILKGER, from the coding sequence ATGCTACTGCAGGCGGAGATTGTCTGGGGCATCGCGGCTCTGTTGATTGCCGTCGTCGTGATCGCCGTCGTCGCCACCTCCATACGCGTGGTGCCGGAGTTTATGAGGCTGGTGGTCTTCCGCCTCGGGCGCCTCGTCGGGCTGAGGGGGCCCGGGCTGGTGTTCCTCATCCCCGTCGTCGACCAGGCCTACCCCGTGGACCTCAGGGAGCAGGTCATCGACGTGACGAAGCAGACGTGCATCACTAAGGACAACGCGCCGGTGGACATCGACCTCCTCATATACCTAAAGGTGGTGGACCCGGAGAAGGTTATCACACAGGTGCAGAATTTTAAGCAGGCGGCCGTGGGGATAGCCACGACGACGCTTAGAGCCGTGGTGGGCGACATAGAGCTGGACGAGGTCCTCGCCAAGAGGGAGTACATCAACTCCGTGCTCAGGGCGAAGCTGGACGAGGTCACGGCGAGGTGGGGGGTGAAGGTGACTGCGGTGGAGATTAGGGAGATCATCCCGCCGTCGACGGTGCAGTCGGCGATGGTGAAGCAGATAGCCGCGGAGAGGGAGAGGAGGGCTATGATCGCCCAGGCAGACGGCGAGAAGCAGGCGGCTATTCTAAGGGCGGAGGGTCAGAAGCAGTCCGCCATCCTCCAGGCGGAGGGGGAGCGCCAGGCGGCTATCCTCAGAGCAGAGGGCCAGGCGAAGGCGCTTGAGCTACTTAACGAAGCCGCCTCTAAGCTGGGGCCGAACGCCCTGTTGCTCCAGTACCTAGAGGCGCTTAAGAACATGGCCTCCTCCCCGTCGACGAAGATCGTGGTGCCCATGGAGTTGCTTAGCCACCTCCAGCACATCTTAAAGGGGGAGCGCTAG
- a CDS encoding NfeD family protein, with translation MGRWLGLLLLLAAHAAAGGAAVALYLDGTVDGTAASLARSALAEAERLGVPLVVVLDTYGGFLGPMDQIVEMFLNAGVPVYAYVPEGAKAVSAGAFIAMAARRIYMAPTAEIGAAEPRPPDPKVVNYAAARMRSLASAKWNDSRVDVAESFVRQNRVLTGAEAVKLGIAEPPPPEGWSFAAVYRRDPLARLLNALSDPALISLMILLGVVLIGYELVAAGFQGVGVVGGVLLALALYLVGQLGADLLSLLLAMAGAALIVGEMVAGHGALAASGLALFALSLYFAGSGQPYYQSQGASYASAGLAAVGAVAVAYVGYKVRQALKRRPLDYRSQLMGARGVAKTEIGPGQPGVVYVAGEEWTAVSDEAVERGAEVVVVEVEGLTLKVKKVVK, from the coding sequence GTGGGCAGGTGGCTGGGGTTGCTTCTCCTCCTCGCGGCGCACGCGGCGGCCGGGGGGGCGGCGGTGGCCCTCTACCTCGACGGGACTGTGGACGGCACGGCGGCGTCGCTGGCTAGGTCTGCGCTGGCTGAGGCGGAGAGGCTGGGGGTGCCTCTCGTGGTGGTGCTGGACACCTACGGGGGGTTCCTCGGCCCCATGGACCAGATCGTGGAGATGTTTCTAAACGCCGGGGTGCCGGTGTACGCCTACGTGCCGGAGGGGGCCAAGGCGGTGTCGGCGGGCGCCTTCATAGCCATGGCGGCGAGGCGCATCTACATGGCGCCGACGGCCGAGATAGGCGCGGCGGAGCCCAGGCCCCCGGACCCAAAGGTGGTGAACTACGCCGCGGCTAGGATGAGGTCCCTGGCCTCCGCCAAGTGGAACGACTCCCGCGTCGACGTCGCCGAGTCTTTTGTTAGGCAGAACAGGGTGCTCACCGGCGCGGAGGCCGTGAAGCTCGGCATCGCCGAGCCTCCGCCTCCAGAGGGCTGGAGCTTCGCGGCTGTGTACAGGCGGGACCCGCTGGCGAGGTTGCTCAACGCCCTGTCGGACCCGGCCCTCATCTCGCTTATGATCCTGCTGGGTGTCGTGCTCATCGGCTACGAGCTGGTGGCCGCGGGGTTCCAGGGGGTGGGCGTCGTGGGCGGCGTTCTTCTCGCCCTTGCCCTCTACCTCGTGGGCCAGCTGGGGGCCGACCTCCTCTCCCTTCTCCTCGCCATGGCCGGCGCGGCGCTTATCGTGGGGGAGATGGTGGCCGGCCACGGGGCCCTGGCCGCCTCGGGCCTGGCCCTCTTTGCCCTTTCGCTGTACTTCGCGGGGAGCGGCCAGCCCTACTACCAGTCCCAGGGGGCTTCATACGCCTCGGCGGGCCTAGCGGCGGTTGGGGCTGTGGCTGTGGCGTACGTGGGGTACAAGGTGAGGCAGGCTTTGAAGAGGCGGCCTCTGGACTACCGTAGCCAGCTGATGGGGGCGAGGGGGGTGGCCAAGACGGAGATAGGGCCGGGGCAGCCGGGGGTTGTGTACGTGGCCGGGGAGGAGTGGACGGCGGTGTCTGACGAGGCCGTGGAGAGGGGGGCGGAGGTGGTTGTGGTGGAGGTGGAGGGCCTCACCCTCAAAGTTAAAAAAGTGGTGAAATAG
- a CDS encoding LAGLIDADG family homing endonuclease: MGNLGIDGLWHKGAINCAEEWRSYLSESCDDLITKLRQALMQVPRVISRGKRILFDYGDVKISTDGKVTILKVKGQNELATKLKKLKGTANISSDFKYSYLLGWLASDAYIEDIYVKVGTTQSWQLSKLTKLFNLVNIRIKGFSLTKKGLKPIVEIYWRLDTSWWSATVREAVSALNSNPLIQRAISAINSRIDVNNFLSDWNRRARRYVSASLLNKSERDFGAFMLGLIEGDGHVNEKYSYVSITIGDEKLAIILVALMWKFGFTPRIYRRRRYYLLNIYKRQLRKLVTIIPPELLTDSPKAEKLVKIGSFKWSFSVRKTSTSINVITSPKNQFQTYLTIEKLKEIGLTEKIHFTFAVPSPHKSGRVTIKHEGLRYLAYLAYRKNNKKAQNLLIYLKEQAHKTSAYHAINKIIEEGQRYSSRDLPEDITAEALIDGNKLRINIKPHNLTITFRIERKNTIVGEAPARKAVEERKHILEKLLGRDVPIKQHSFKLSGGDFRRLLEYKQLFDTMYKWYINTPFFHT, from the coding sequence ATGGGCAATTTAGGTATAGATGGCCTATGGCATAAGGGCGCGATCAATTGTGCTGAAGAGTGGAGAAGCTACCTTAGTGAATCCTGCGATGATCTCATTACAAAGCTAAGGCAAGCCCTAATGCAGGTTCCTAGAGTTATCAGCCGGGGAAAAAGAATCTTGTTTGATTATGGCGATGTAAAGATATCTACAGATGGAAAGGTCACTATACTAAAAGTAAAAGGTCAGAATGAGTTAGCAACAAAGCTTAAGAAATTAAAAGGTACTGCAAATATCTCCTCGGATTTCAAATATTCATACCTGCTTGGATGGCTTGCTTCAGATGCCTATATTGAGGATATTTATGTCAAAGTCGGCACTACGCAATCTTGGCAATTATCAAAATTAACTAAATTATTCAATCTAGTAAATATTAGAATAAAAGGCTTTAGCCTCACTAAAAAGGGACTGAAACCAATTGTAGAGATATACTGGCGCCTTGACACAAGCTGGTGGAGTGCCACAGTACGGGAAGCGGTATCAGCTCTAAATTCAAATCCACTAATACAAAGGGCTATTAGTGCTATAAACAGCAGGATAGATGTGAACAACTTTCTCTCTGATTGGAATAGAAGAGCTAGAAGATATGTTTCAGCCTCACTACTTAACAAAAGCGAAAGAGATTTCGGCGCCTTCATGTTGGGATTAATAGAAGGCGACGGCCACGTAAATGAAAAATACAGTTACGTCTCTATTACCATTGGCGATGAAAAATTAGCAATAATACTAGTAGCGCTTATGTGGAAATTCGGGTTCACCCCAAGAATATATAGACGTAGAAGATACTACTTGCTTAATATCTATAAACGACAACTTCGCAAACTCGTGACAATCATACCCCCAGAATTGCTTACAGATTCACCTAAAGCTGAAAAATTAGTAAAAATCGGAAGCTTTAAATGGAGCTTCTCTGTGAGAAAAACCAGCACTTCAATAAACGTGATTACATCGCCTAAAAACCAATTCCAAACTTATCTAACTATTGAAAAGCTAAAAGAAATAGGCCTAACAGAAAAAATACACTTTACATTTGCAGTGCCATCCCCCCACAAGAGCGGACGTGTTACTATAAAACACGAAGGATTAAGATACCTAGCATATCTAGCATACCGAAAAAATAACAAAAAAGCACAGAACTTATTAATATATTTAAAAGAACAAGCACATAAAACTTCTGCTTACCACGCCATAAACAAAATAATTGAAGAGGGACAGCGGTATTCATCAAGAGACCTACCCGAGGACATTACAGCCGAAGCGCTGATAGATGGGAATAAGTTGCGCATCAATATAAAGCCTCATAACCTCACCATCACGTTCAGAATAGAGAGAAAAAACACTATCGTTGGAGAGGCGCCAGCCAGAAAGGCAGTGGAAGAGAGGAAACACATCTTAGAAAAGCTACTAGGTAGAGACGTACCAATTAAGCAACATTCCTTTAAGCTAAGCGGCGGTGATTTCCGGAGGCTACTTGAATACAAACAACTCTTCGACACAATGTATAAGTGGTACATAAACACCCCTTTTTTCCACACATGA
- a CDS encoding PaREP1 family protein, whose protein sequence is MAVTISPPVAEVLKKAAGDKDLEEFLLTLVAERLDPPERIEAYLKLHEKFLREAEELYQKGDLLHAGEKYWGAVAALLNAIAEKRGWEHYSHRDYAVAINRLYRETRNRELVVGFSLAERLHANYYHNFMQKEEFELHREAVLRLVEKLKKFL, encoded by the coding sequence GTGGCCGTCACCATATCTCCCCCCGTGGCCGAGGTGCTGAAAAAAGCGGCAGGAGACAAAGACCTGGAGGAGTTTCTACTCACACTAGTGGCAGAGCGGCTCGACCCACCTGAGCGCATCGAGGCTTACCTCAAGCTTCATGAGAAGTTTTTGAGGGAGGCTGAGGAGCTGTATCAAAAGGGCGACTTGCTTCATGCTGGGGAGAAGTACTGGGGAGCCGTCGCCGCCCTCCTAAACGCAATAGCGGAGAAGCGGGGCTGGGAACACTACAGCCACCGGGACTACGCAGTCGCCATAAACCGGCTATACAGAGAGACAAGGAATAGGGAGTTGGTAGTGGGCTTCAGCCTGGCGGAGAGGCTCCACGCAAACTACTACCACAACTTCATGCAAAAAGAAGAATTTGAGCTACACAGAGAAGCCGTGTTGAGGCTTGTGGAGAAGCTGAAGAAATTCTTATAA
- a CDS encoding cyclase family protein — protein MYIDLTMELGPDTPVFPGYPKPAFIQWSKIDLHGYYSRVMYTPEHSATHVDSPAHFVPGARTVDQIPPEKFIGTFVALDFSDLPPRGQITLRAFEARLPRGADLGPGAVVLLRTGYDAYAGTDRWLEHPDISPELAEHLAKLGINAVGTDAPSPDHAPFEIHKILLAREVLIYENLTNLAAVVGKRGRFYGLPLKLAQGSGAPVRAIAEITPA, from the coding sequence ATGTATATAGACTTGACGATGGAGCTGGGCCCCGACACGCCTGTCTTCCCCGGCTACCCCAAGCCTGCTTTCATCCAGTGGTCCAAGATAGACCTCCACGGCTACTACTCCCGCGTGATGTACACGCCAGAGCACTCAGCCACACACGTCGACTCCCCCGCCCACTTCGTGCCGGGGGCGAGGACTGTGGACCAGATACCCCCCGAGAAGTTCATCGGCACCTTCGTCGCACTCGACTTCTCCGACCTGCCCCCCAGAGGCCAGATAACGCTGAGGGCATTCGAGGCCAGGCTCCCCCGGGGCGCCGACCTCGGCCCCGGCGCCGTGGTCCTCCTCCGGACGGGATACGACGCCTACGCCGGGACAGACCGCTGGCTGGAGCACCCCGACATCTCGCCAGAGCTGGCTGAGCACCTAGCCAAGCTGGGCATAAACGCCGTGGGCACCGACGCCCCCTCCCCCGACCACGCCCCCTTCGAAATACACAAAATACTCCTCGCGAGGGAGGTTTTGATATACGAAAACCTCACAAACCTCGCCGCCGTCGTCGGCAAGAGAGGCCGCTTCTACGGCCTACCCCTCAAGCTGGCGCAGGGAAGCGGAGCCCCCGTGAGGGCAATCGCGGAGATAACGCCGGCTTAA